Within the Nitrososphaerota archaeon genome, the region TACCCTGCACTGGATAGCGTTACAGGCCCGCACCGAGAAGGCGACCGCGGGCTCGCGAAGTTCCTGGAACGCGCTGAGAAGAAGCACCAGAAAAGGTGGGTCAGGTGGGTCACCCATGGATGAGAATCCGTCGGGAAGACGTGAAGAACACCGCAGCCAACCTTCGTGGTTGAACCGAATCATCGTGGGGACCAGCCTGACTAGCCTCTTCTCCGACATGAGCCACGAAACTACTACGGCCATGCTCTCCCTCTTCGTGGCGACCCTGGTGGGCGGCCCGATTGCGGCAGCCGCACCCATAGGGCTGATTGAAGGAGCCTCAGATGGCGCATCGAGCGCAATCAAATCGTACTCGGGCTATTGGACCGACAAGACGGGAAGGAGGACGTCCTGTACATCTCGGTCGGGAAGCCGAGGGCGGCCGACGACTCGATCGAACCCCGGGAAGGCGTCGTCTTGAGGACGAGGAAGGGAGAGCTTGTGGGCATTACCATAGTCAGGTTGAAGGGTCGCCTTGCCGCATCCCTGGGATGAGTGACTTGAGGGCCGCCTTCTTGGCCTGAACCAGCCAGCTTTCATTTATTTCCCGCAGAGTGCATGAGGCCGAACGTCCGAACCACGTCAGACCCGAACCCTTGTTAGGCCACAGGTTTGGGCCTGGCTTTTGGTCGTGGAAACTTGACGAATCTCTTCCGGCTCACCTGGATGCTCGACAGTGTAAGCGCATTGGCGAGTTACATATCTGAATGGGTGTCAAGTCCAAAAACTCGTCAGTTGGGCATAGGTGCTCTGCAGCGATACTGCGGCAAACAGGATCAGCACGGGGATGATGTATTCCTTCTTTGCTCTGCCGAAGACCAGCAACACCGGCCAGGCTGAGAGCATCAGCCTAGGGCCAGACATATAGGCCGTTCCGACCAGGCTGAGGACGAAGAGCATGAACGCTGACGAGTAAATGGAAAGCGCCTTGTCAATTTTCCACAGAGGATAGACAAGAGCGAAAAAGGAGAGGGTGTAGGGATATCTGAGCAGCAACTGCTGAACAGGGTTTCCTTGTGTCGAGAATATTCCAGTAAAGAAAGCTTGGAATTGAGCTATTGGGTTCGCTATCCCAGTTCCCCAGGGCGCTTGGCCCGCAAACAGGGAGAACAACTCCCCAGACCTAACATCGAGGAAGTACATCCATAGTCCGAAGGCTACAAGTGGCATGAAGAGCCAGACAAACCTATAGTTCGAAAGCCTCCCCGCCCTGCTTTCTGTTTCGTGGAGCCCCGCAGGGGGCGGTTGGAGTGGTTTGAGTCGCGGAAGAATCAGCCTCAGGATGATGATCGACAGGAAGATGGGGGCGATGAGGAGGCTGGCGTAACCTGAAAGGACGGCTAGACTGGAAGTGACTCCCGTGTAGAAGTATCTCGCATTCAGAAAGAAGTAGACCGCCAAGATTGCGAAGAAGAGGTATACGGGTTCGCTGTAAGACACCAGGCCG harbors:
- a CDS encoding glycosyltransferase family 39 protein; translation: MEEPVMPDLHEGRRDTVLIITAMIMIKLASLAFIHAVVGGSVLEQLSTKWDSVYYVGIAQNGYPAGSVTANYAFAPGYPSLIWLASLAVGNYLLSAAIVSNVFSVLAVLAFYRLSRMYFGPFGSLCASLAFGFFPTFVTYGLVSYSEPVYLFFAILAVYFFLNARYFYTGVTSSLAVLSGYASLLIAPIFLSIIILRLILPRLKPLQPPPAGLHETESRAGRLSNYRFVWLFMPLVAFGLWMYFLDVRSGELFSLFAGQAPWGTGIANPIAQFQAFFTGIFSTQGNPVQQLLLRYPYTLSFFALVYPLWKIDKALSIYSSAFMLFVLSLVGTAYMSGPRLMLSAWPVLLVFGRAKKEYIIPVLILFAAVSLQSTYAQLTSFWT
- a CDS encoding DUF2283 domain-containing protein; protein product: MDRQDGKEDVLYISVGKPRAADDSIEPREGVVLRTRKGELVGITIVRLKGRLAASLG